A window from Leifsonia shinshuensis encodes these proteins:
- the ispG gene encoding flavodoxin-dependent (E)-4-hydroxy-3-methylbut-2-enyl-diphosphate synthase, producing the protein MPKVPETLAPRRKSRQIRVGKVLVGGDAPISVQSMTTTPTTNINATLQQIAELTASGCDIVRVAVPSRDDAEALPIIAKKSQIPVIADIHFQPNYVYAAIDAGCAAVRVNPGNIRKFDDQVGEIARRAKAAGVSLRIGVNAGSLDRRLLEKYGKATPEALVESAVWEASLFEEHDFHDFKISVKHNDPIVMVKAYRMLAERGDWPLHLGVTEAGPAFQGTIKSATAFGILLGEGIGDTIRVSLSAPPAEEVKVGLQILQSLNLRERKLEIVSCPSCGRAQVDVYSLADSVTEGLQGMSVPLRVAVMGCVVNGPGEAREADLGVASGNGKGQIFVKGEVIKTVPESEIVATLIQEANRLADEMADRPSGEPTVSVGAH; encoded by the coding sequence ATGCCCAAAGTCCCCGAAACCCTCGCCCCCCGTCGCAAGTCCCGCCAGATCCGAGTGGGCAAAGTGCTGGTCGGCGGCGACGCCCCGATCAGCGTGCAGTCGATGACCACCACGCCGACGACCAACATCAACGCCACGCTGCAGCAGATCGCCGAACTGACGGCCTCCGGCTGCGACATCGTCCGCGTGGCCGTCCCGAGCCGCGACGACGCCGAGGCGCTGCCGATCATCGCGAAGAAGAGCCAGATCCCGGTCATCGCCGACATCCACTTCCAGCCCAACTACGTCTACGCGGCGATCGACGCCGGGTGCGCGGCCGTCCGCGTCAACCCGGGCAACATCCGCAAGTTCGACGACCAGGTGGGGGAGATCGCACGCCGCGCCAAGGCGGCGGGCGTCTCGCTGCGTATCGGCGTGAACGCCGGATCGCTCGACCGCCGCCTGCTCGAGAAGTACGGAAAGGCCACCCCGGAGGCGCTCGTCGAGTCGGCCGTCTGGGAGGCCAGCCTGTTCGAGGAGCACGACTTCCACGACTTCAAGATCTCGGTCAAGCACAACGACCCGATCGTGATGGTGAAGGCGTACCGGATGCTGGCCGAGCGCGGCGACTGGCCGCTCCACCTCGGCGTCACCGAGGCCGGCCCCGCCTTCCAGGGCACCATCAAGTCGGCCACCGCGTTCGGCATCCTGCTGGGCGAGGGCATCGGCGACACCATCCGCGTGTCGCTCTCGGCGCCGCCGGCGGAAGAGGTCAAGGTCGGCCTGCAGATCCTGCAGTCGCTCAACCTGCGCGAGCGCAAGCTCGAGATCGTCTCCTGCCCGAGCTGCGGTCGCGCGCAGGTGGACGTCTACTCGCTCGCCGACAGCGTCACCGAGGGCCTCCAGGGCATGAGCGTTCCGCTGCGCGTCGCGGTCATGGGCTGCGTCGTGAACGGCCCCGGAGAGGCCCGCGAGGCCGACCTCGGTGTCGCGAGCGGCAACGGCAAGGGCCAGATCTTCGTCAAGGGCGAGGTCATCAAGACCGTGCCCGAGTCCGAGATCGTCGCGACGCTCATCCAGGAGGCCAACCGCCTCGCCGACGAGATGGCCGACCGCCCGTCGGGCGAGCCGACGGTCAGCGTCGGGGCTCACTGA
- a CDS encoding proline--tRNA ligase codes for MPTRLSNYFLRTLREDPSDAEVTSHRLLVRAGYIRRQAPGIFAWLPLGLRVKEKIERIIREEMAAAGAHEVHFPALLPREPYEATGRWEEYGDGIFRLQDRKGADYLLAPTHEEVFTLLVKDLYSSYKDLPLTIFQIQDKYRDEARPRAGLLRGREFTMKDAYSFDATDEGLDASYMAQREAYERIFTRLGLSYVIVQADAGAMGGSRSEEFLHPTPVGEDTFVRSPGGYAANVEAFTTIAPPARSYEKLTPQEVLDTPGSPTIQTLVEVANEKHPRPDGRAWTAADTLKNVVLALTNLDGTRELVVVGLPGDREVDLKRAEVAFAPAEVDAATDDDFAKNPGLVKGYIGPWSADGPVLGEKSATGIRYVVDPRVVDGSGWITGANIEGKHVFGLVAGRDFSWDGVVEVAEVKPGDPAPDGSGPVELARGMEIGHVFQLGRKYAEALGLKVLDENGKLVTVTMGSYGIGVTRILAILAEENNDDRGLVWPESIAPFDVHVVATGRDQVAYDLAEEIIGQLEDARLDVLYDDRPKVSPGVKFGDAELIGVPRVLVVGRGAADGEVELWNRRTGDRRTLPVAEAVAELTA; via the coding sequence GTGCCTACACGCCTGAGCAACTACTTCCTCCGCACCCTCCGTGAAGACCCCTCGGACGCCGAGGTCACCAGCCACCGCCTGCTGGTGCGCGCCGGCTACATCCGCCGCCAGGCGCCGGGCATCTTCGCGTGGCTGCCGCTGGGGCTGCGCGTGAAGGAGAAGATCGAGCGGATCATCCGCGAGGAGATGGCGGCCGCCGGCGCCCACGAGGTGCACTTCCCCGCGCTGCTGCCGCGCGAGCCCTACGAGGCCACCGGCCGCTGGGAGGAGTACGGCGACGGCATCTTCCGCCTGCAGGACCGCAAGGGCGCCGACTACCTGCTCGCGCCGACGCACGAGGAGGTCTTCACCCTGCTCGTGAAGGACCTCTATTCGTCCTATAAGGACCTGCCGCTGACGATCTTCCAGATCCAGGACAAGTACCGCGACGAGGCGCGCCCGCGTGCCGGCCTCCTGCGCGGCCGCGAGTTCACGATGAAGGACGCGTACTCGTTCGATGCCACGGATGAGGGACTCGACGCGAGCTACATGGCCCAGCGCGAGGCCTACGAGCGGATCTTCACCCGGCTCGGCCTGTCGTACGTCATCGTGCAGGCGGATGCCGGAGCGATGGGCGGCTCGCGGTCGGAGGAGTTCCTGCACCCGACGCCCGTCGGCGAGGACACCTTCGTGCGCTCGCCCGGCGGGTACGCCGCGAACGTCGAGGCGTTCACGACGATCGCGCCTCCCGCGCGCTCCTACGAGAAGCTGACGCCCCAGGAGGTGCTCGACACCCCCGGGTCGCCGACGATCCAGACGCTGGTCGAGGTGGCGAACGAGAAGCACCCGCGTCCGGACGGGCGCGCCTGGACGGCGGCGGACACGCTGAAGAACGTGGTCCTGGCCCTGACGAACCTCGACGGAACCCGCGAGCTGGTCGTCGTCGGCCTGCCGGGCGACCGCGAGGTCGACCTCAAGCGCGCCGAGGTGGCCTTCGCGCCCGCCGAGGTGGACGCCGCGACCGACGACGACTTCGCCAAGAACCCCGGTCTCGTGAAGGGCTACATCGGCCCCTGGTCGGCAGACGGCCCCGTGCTGGGCGAGAAGTCCGCCACGGGCATCCGCTACGTGGTCGACCCGCGCGTGGTCGACGGCTCGGGATGGATCACAGGCGCCAACATCGAGGGCAAGCACGTCTTCGGCCTGGTCGCCGGCCGCGACTTCTCGTGGGACGGGGTGGTCGAGGTCGCCGAGGTCAAGCCCGGCGATCCCGCGCCGGACGGGTCCGGACCGGTGGAACTCGCCCGCGGCATGGAGATCGGCCACGTCTTCCAGCTCGGCCGCAAGTACGCCGAGGCGCTCGGCCTCAAGGTGCTCGACGAGAACGGCAAGCTCGTCACGGTCACGATGGGGTCGTACGGCATCGGTGTGACGCGCATCCTCGCCATCCTCGCCGAGGAGAACAACGACGACCGCGGGCTGGTCTGGCCCGAGTCGATCGCTCCGTTCGACGTGCACGTCGTCGCCACCGGTCGCGACCAGGTCGCCTACGACCTGGCCGAGGAGATCATCGGCCAGCTCGAGGACGCCCGGCTCGACGTGCTCTACGACGACCGGCCGAAGGTGTCGCCCGGTGTGAAGTTCGGCGACGCCGAGCTGATCGGCGTGCCGCGCGTGCTCGTGGTCGGTCGCGGCGCAGCCGATGGCGAGGTCGAGCTGTGGAACCGGCGCACCGGCGACCGGCGCACTCTGCCGGTGGCCGAGGCGGTCGCCGAGCTGACGGCCTAG
- a CDS encoding 1-deoxy-D-xylulose-5-phosphate reductoisomerase: MRRVIILGSTGSIGTQALDVIAANPDRFRVVGLSAGRSADELAAQAERFGVVDTALGAADSELLVRSVEADVVLNGITGSVGLGPTLAALETGAMLALANKESLIVGGGLVKRAAAPGQLVPVDSEHSAIAQALRAGSAGEVRRLVLTASGGPFRGRSRESLRDVTPQQALAHPTWDMGLVVTTNSSTLVNKGLEVIEAHLLFDVPYDRIDVTVHPQSVIHSMVEFVDGSTIAQASPPDMRLPISLGLGWPDRVPDVGVPLDWTASHTWTFEPLDDEAFPAVALAKRVGMAAGTYPAVFNAANEQAVAAFHAGAIGYLDIVGTVERVVDAHVPAGELTRESLAESERWARAKADALIAAR, from the coding sequence GTGCGCAGAGTCATCATCCTCGGGTCCACCGGTTCCATCGGGACGCAGGCGCTCGACGTCATCGCGGCGAACCCGGACCGCTTCCGCGTCGTCGGCCTGAGCGCCGGGCGGAGCGCCGACGAGCTGGCCGCGCAGGCGGAGCGCTTCGGCGTGGTCGACACGGCGCTGGGCGCGGCCGACTCCGAGCTGCTGGTGCGGTCGGTGGAGGCGGATGTCGTCCTCAACGGCATCACCGGCTCCGTGGGCCTCGGTCCGACGCTCGCCGCGCTCGAGACGGGGGCGATGCTGGCGCTGGCGAACAAGGAGTCGCTGATCGTCGGCGGCGGGCTGGTGAAGCGCGCCGCGGCGCCGGGTCAGCTCGTGCCGGTCGACTCCGAGCACTCGGCCATCGCGCAGGCGCTCCGCGCGGGGTCCGCCGGGGAGGTCCGGCGCCTCGTGCTGACGGCGTCGGGCGGCCCGTTCCGCGGTCGCTCCCGCGAGTCGCTGCGCGACGTCACCCCGCAGCAGGCGCTCGCGCATCCCACCTGGGACATGGGGCTCGTGGTGACCACCAACTCCTCGACCCTCGTGAACAAGGGCCTCGAGGTGATCGAGGCGCACCTGCTCTTCGACGTGCCGTATGACCGGATCGACGTCACCGTGCACCCGCAATCCGTCATCCACTCGATGGTGGAGTTCGTGGACGGCTCGACCATCGCGCAGGCGTCCCCTCCGGACATGCGCCTGCCGATCTCGCTCGGCCTCGGCTGGCCGGACCGCGTCCCCGACGTCGGCGTGCCGCTGGACTGGACCGCGTCCCACACCTGGACCTTCGAGCCGCTCGACGACGAGGCGTTCCCCGCGGTCGCCCTGGCGAAGCGCGTCGGGATGGCCGCGGGCACCTACCCGGCCGTCTTCAACGCCGCCAACGAGCAGGCGGTCGCGGCCTTCCACGCCGGGGCGATCGGCTACCTCGACATCGTCGGGACGGTGGAGCGGGTCGTCGACGCCCACGTGCCGGCGGGGGAGCTCACCCGCGAGTCGCTCGCCGAGTCGGAGCGCTGGGCGCGCGCGAAGGCCGACGCGCTCATCGCGGCCCGCTGA
- a CDS encoding aminotransferase class III-fold pyridoxal phosphate-dependent enzyme: MTREFTVPQSRHLVTELPGPRSVELQQRRVASVSRGAGTLANIYMDSGSGAILVDVDGNRLIDLGCGIGVTTIGHAHPAVAAAAAEQASKLTHTLFTVTPYENYVAVAEKLAEITPGDFEKHSILVNSGAEAVENAVKIARKFTGRRAIATLDHAFHGRTNLTMAMTYRPWPERAGMGPFPGEIYSLPISYPFRDPEGMTGEEAAERTIDYIRTHIGATELAALFVEPIQGDGGIIIPAPGYFARLSEFCAENGIVFVADEIQAGIGRTGTWYSIEHHGVVPDLVTSAKGIAGGFPLAAVTGRAEIMDAVQPGGIGGTFGGNPVSTAAALAVFQAFEDEDLLAEARRVEKALWARIGDWADRFPVVGEVRGKGAMFGVELVKPGTKTPNPEALKDVLAHATRNGVIPLDAGSWDSVLRLLPSVVISEELIDDAATVLEEALGRLG; the protein is encoded by the coding sequence ATGACCCGCGAATTCACCGTGCCCCAGTCCCGTCACCTGGTCACCGAGCTGCCCGGCCCGCGCTCGGTCGAGCTGCAGCAGCGGCGGGTCGCGTCGGTCAGCCGGGGCGCGGGCACGCTGGCCAACATCTACATGGATTCCGGCTCTGGCGCGATCCTGGTGGATGTGGACGGCAACCGCCTGATCGACCTGGGATGCGGCATCGGCGTCACCACGATCGGCCACGCGCACCCGGCCGTTGCGGCGGCCGCCGCCGAGCAGGCGTCGAAGCTCACGCACACGCTCTTCACCGTGACGCCGTACGAGAACTACGTCGCGGTCGCCGAGAAGCTCGCCGAGATCACGCCCGGCGACTTCGAGAAGCACAGCATCCTGGTCAACTCGGGTGCGGAGGCCGTGGAGAACGCGGTGAAGATCGCCCGCAAGTTCACCGGCCGCCGCGCGATCGCGACGCTCGACCACGCCTTCCACGGCCGGACGAACCTGACCATGGCGATGACGTACCGCCCCTGGCCGGAGCGCGCCGGCATGGGACCGTTCCCCGGCGAGATCTACAGCCTGCCGATCAGCTACCCGTTCCGCGACCCGGAGGGGATGACGGGCGAGGAGGCTGCCGAGCGGACCATCGACTACATCCGCACGCACATCGGGGCGACCGAGCTCGCCGCCCTCTTCGTGGAGCCGATCCAGGGCGACGGCGGCATCATCATCCCGGCGCCCGGCTATTTCGCCCGGCTCTCCGAGTTCTGCGCCGAGAACGGCATCGTGTTCGTCGCCGACGAGATCCAGGCGGGCATCGGCCGCACCGGCACGTGGTACTCCATCGAGCACCACGGCGTCGTCCCGGACCTCGTCACGAGCGCGAAGGGCATCGCCGGCGGCTTCCCGCTCGCGGCGGTGACCGGCCGCGCCGAGATCATGGATGCGGTCCAGCCCGGCGGCATCGGCGGCACGTTCGGCGGCAACCCGGTCTCGACGGCGGCGGCCCTCGCGGTGTTCCAGGCGTTCGAGGACGAGGACCTGCTCGCCGAGGCCCGGCGCGTGGAGAAGGCGCTGTGGGCGCGCATCGGCGACTGGGCGGACCGCTTCCCCGTGGTCGGCGAGGTGCGCGGCAAGGGCGCGATGTTCGGCGTGGAGCTGGTGAAGCCCGGGACGAAGACCCCGAACCCGGAGGCGCTCAAGGATGTGCTGGCGCACGCCACCCGCAACGGCGTCATCCCGCTCGACGCGGGCAGCTGGGACAGCGTCCTGCGGCTCCTGCCGTCGGTCGTCATCAGCGAGGAGCTGATCGACGACGCGGCGACGGTGCTGGAGGAGGCGCTCGGCCGCCTGGGCTGA
- a CDS encoding site-2 protease family protein has product MLLFVLGVVIILIGVALSIALHEIGHLVPAKLFGVKVTQYMIGFGKTLFSFRRGETEYGVKAIPLGGYISMIGMFPPGKDGGRGRNATTGFMQQMVQDARVASSETVAVGEEERTFYRLPVWKRIVIMFGGPFMNLLIGVLLFGVLLMGFGAPQSSTTVATVSQCVLPAGSTAKACPADATQGPAAAAGLKPGDTIVSIDGTRITSWDQSTAIIRKSAGQTLTVVLSRDGEQRTVQVTPVVNKVAKTDANGAVVKNAAGGIETLTVGFVGIGPVAKLVPQPITAVLPAVGAQTGAVVNVFAHLPQRMVDVWNAAFGSAPRDPNGPISVVGIGRAAGELTALDGVPVVDKVYTMIGMLASLNIALFVFNLVPLLPLDGGHIAGALWEGLRRTFAKLFRRRDPGPVDMAKLMPLTFAVVIVLGGMSVLLMYADIVKPVNLFG; this is encoded by the coding sequence GTGCTCCTGTTCGTCCTCGGCGTCGTCATCATCCTGATCGGCGTCGCTCTGTCGATCGCGCTGCACGAGATCGGGCACCTGGTCCCCGCCAAGCTGTTCGGCGTCAAGGTGACCCAGTACATGATCGGCTTCGGCAAGACGCTGTTCTCGTTCCGGCGCGGCGAGACCGAGTACGGCGTGAAGGCCATCCCGCTCGGCGGCTACATCTCGATGATCGGGATGTTCCCCCCGGGCAAGGACGGCGGCCGCGGGCGCAACGCGACCACCGGGTTCATGCAGCAGATGGTGCAGGATGCGCGCGTCGCGAGCTCCGAGACGGTCGCCGTCGGCGAGGAGGAGCGCACCTTCTACCGCCTCCCCGTCTGGAAGCGCATCGTCATCATGTTCGGCGGCCCGTTCATGAACCTCCTGATCGGCGTGCTGCTGTTCGGCGTGCTCCTGATGGGCTTCGGCGCGCCGCAGAGCTCCACGACCGTCGCGACGGTCAGCCAGTGCGTGCTGCCCGCCGGGAGCACCGCGAAGGCGTGCCCGGCCGACGCGACCCAGGGGCCGGCCGCCGCCGCTGGGCTGAAGCCCGGCGACACGATCGTGAGCATCGACGGCACCCGGATCACCAGCTGGGACCAGTCCACCGCGATCATCCGGAAGTCGGCCGGTCAGACGCTCACGGTGGTGCTCAGCCGCGACGGCGAGCAGCGGACCGTGCAGGTCACGCCCGTCGTGAACAAGGTCGCCAAGACCGACGCGAACGGCGCGGTCGTCAAGAACGCGGCCGGCGGCATCGAGACGCTGACGGTCGGGTTCGTCGGCATCGGCCCGGTCGCCAAGCTCGTCCCGCAGCCCATCACCGCGGTGCTCCCGGCGGTGGGCGCGCAGACGGGGGCCGTCGTCAACGTCTTCGCCCACCTGCCGCAGCGCATGGTCGACGTCTGGAACGCCGCCTTCGGCTCGGCGCCGCGCGACCCGAACGGCCCGATCAGCGTCGTCGGCATCGGCCGCGCGGCGGGGGAGCTCACCGCGCTCGACGGCGTCCCGGTGGTGGACAAGGTCTACACGATGATCGGGATGCTCGCCTCGCTGAACATCGCGCTGTTCGTGTTCAACCTGGTGCCGCTGCTCCCGCTCGACGGCGGCCACATCGCCGGCGCCCTGTGGGAGGGACTGCGGCGCACGTTCGCGAAGCTGTTCCGCCGCCGCGACCCGGGCCCGGTCGACATGGCCAAGCTGATGCCGCTGACCTTCGCCGTGGTGATCGTGCTGGGCGGGATGAGCGTCCTGCTGATGTACGCCGACATCGTCAAGCCGGTCAACCTCTTCGGCTGA
- a CDS encoding FUSC family protein, with product MARTRSTSRRLPAGIALPATIRTSTRAPFLQVVKTAVAMIVAWAVASVFVHGELPIFATIAALLVVQPSVNQSVGRAIERSLGVIGGVVVAYLIGLAFGTNSWIVLLAVVVSVLLAWALRLTPGTANQVPITAMLVLAIGASDPEYALARIVETVLGAAVGVIVNVAIVPPVLTAPAREAVVAVGTEIASTLDRLADALTTRHTRGELDALLIEARLLRPMEAKAQSAITAADESLSLNPRQRKHRVYLEHDQRLFDSLRPLINRTLGMTRAYHDHYDDSLAGEPTIHAIADELHRAAHDLRLLARDPDEPVAEPGTETAGIPVLTAPLTVATPDPRHWVLIGSLVEDMRRIHVEIAGDDASSG from the coding sequence GTGGCACGCACCCGCTCGACCTCCCGCCGGCTCCCGGCTGGCATCGCGCTCCCCGCCACCATCCGCACGTCCACGCGCGCCCCGTTCCTCCAGGTGGTGAAGACCGCCGTGGCGATGATCGTCGCGTGGGCGGTGGCGAGCGTCTTCGTGCACGGCGAACTGCCGATCTTCGCCACGATCGCGGCCCTGCTGGTCGTGCAGCCGAGCGTCAACCAGTCGGTGGGGCGCGCGATCGAGCGCTCCCTCGGTGTGATCGGCGGTGTCGTCGTCGCCTACCTGATCGGGCTGGCCTTCGGCACCAACAGCTGGATCGTGCTCCTGGCGGTCGTCGTCTCGGTGCTGCTCGCCTGGGCGCTCAGGCTCACCCCCGGGACGGCGAACCAGGTGCCGATCACGGCCATGCTCGTGCTCGCCATCGGCGCCTCCGACCCCGAGTACGCCCTCGCCCGGATCGTCGAGACGGTGCTGGGCGCGGCCGTCGGCGTGATCGTCAACGTCGCGATCGTCCCCCCGGTGCTCACCGCCCCGGCCCGGGAGGCGGTGGTCGCGGTCGGCACGGAGATCGCGTCCACGCTCGACCGGCTCGCCGACGCGCTCACCACCCGGCACACCCGGGGCGAACTGGATGCGCTGCTCATCGAGGCGCGGCTGCTGCGGCCGATGGAGGCCAAGGCGCAGAGCGCGATCACCGCCGCGGACGAGAGCCTGTCGCTGAACCCACGCCAGCGCAAGCACCGCGTCTACCTGGAGCACGACCAGCGACTGTTCGACAGCCTCCGCCCGCTGATCAACCGCACGCTCGGGATGACGCGGGCCTACCACGACCACTACGACGACAGTCTCGCCGGCGAGCCGACCATCCACGCCATCGCCGACGAGCTGCACCGCGCCGCGCACGACCTGCGGCTGCTGGCGCGCGACCCGGACGAGCCGGTCGCCGAGCCCGGCACGGAGACGGCGGGCATCCCGGTGCTCACCGCGCCCCTGACGGTCGCGACGCCGGACCCGCGCCACTGGGTGCTGATCGGCTCCCTCGTGGAGGACATGCGCCGCATCCACGTCGAGATCGCGGGCGACGACGCCTCGTCCGGCTGA
- a CDS encoding RNB domain-containing ribonuclease, translated as MPDRRTRVAASPAAAPLAASLAAFRQELGLPEAFPPAVETEAQEAAAAHPLPDADAADLPFLTIDPAGSTDLDQAMHLSRAGDGFLVRYAIADVPALVAPDGAVDQEARGRGQTIYAPDGRVPLHPDVIGEDAGSLLPDVVRGAFVWEIALDGDGHQTSAHVSRARIRSRRRWSYEEAQAALDDGSAPPELALLREIGEARIACERERGGASLNTPDEEVVVRDGTYALERRAPLPVEEWNAQLSLLTGMAAAQLMIEGRVGILRTMPAPTDEAFQTFRAQTVALGLPWAEGMPYGAYLRTLDPVHPLAAAVLQAATALFRGAGYVAFDGEPPHDPQQAAIAAPYAHVTAPLRRLVDRWGLVICEALCGGRPVPEWARTSLGTLPSIMGASSRLAAQVEAGAVDRVEAALLSSRIGAELGATVLAVRNGTVLVQLDEPAVTASTPRWDGVEPGDRIRLRVMAADIGTGRVAFEPVPSDAVRQP; from the coding sequence ATGCCCGACCGCAGGACCCGCGTCGCCGCCTCCCCCGCGGCTGCACCGCTCGCCGCATCGCTCGCCGCGTTCCGCCAGGAGCTCGGGCTGCCGGAGGCCTTCCCGCCCGCCGTCGAGACCGAGGCGCAGGAGGCCGCGGCTGCGCATCCGCTGCCGGACGCCGATGCGGCGGACCTGCCGTTCCTCACCATCGACCCCGCCGGGTCCACCGACCTCGACCAGGCGATGCACCTCTCGCGCGCGGGCGACGGCTTCCTGGTGCGGTACGCGATCGCGGACGTCCCCGCCCTGGTCGCGCCCGACGGGGCCGTCGACCAGGAGGCGCGCGGCCGCGGGCAGACCATCTACGCCCCGGACGGACGCGTGCCCCTCCACCCCGACGTCATCGGCGAGGACGCCGGCTCGCTGCTCCCCGACGTCGTGCGCGGTGCGTTCGTTTGGGAGATCGCCCTCGACGGCGACGGCCACCAGACGTCCGCGCACGTGTCGCGGGCGCGCATCCGCTCGCGCCGCCGCTGGAGCTACGAGGAGGCGCAGGCCGCGCTCGACGACGGGAGCGCGCCGCCGGAGCTCGCGCTGCTGCGGGAGATCGGGGAGGCCAGGATCGCGTGCGAGCGCGAGCGTGGCGGAGCGAGCCTCAACACGCCCGACGAGGAGGTCGTCGTGCGCGACGGGACCTACGCCCTGGAGCGGCGCGCGCCGCTCCCGGTCGAGGAGTGGAACGCGCAGCTGTCGCTCCTGACCGGGATGGCGGCGGCGCAGCTGATGATCGAGGGCCGGGTCGGCATCCTGCGGACCATGCCCGCGCCGACCGACGAGGCGTTCCAGACCTTCCGCGCGCAGACGGTCGCGCTGGGCCTGCCGTGGGCCGAGGGGATGCCGTACGGCGCCTACCTGCGCACGCTCGACCCGGTGCACCCGCTGGCGGCGGCCGTGCTGCAGGCGGCCACGGCGCTGTTCCGTGGCGCCGGTTACGTGGCGTTCGACGGCGAGCCGCCGCACGACCCGCAGCAGGCCGCGATCGCCGCGCCGTACGCGCACGTCACCGCGCCCCTGCGGCGGCTCGTCGACCGCTGGGGCCTCGTGATCTGCGAGGCGCTCTGCGGCGGACGTCCGGTGCCCGAGTGGGCGCGGACGTCGCTCGGCACCCTCCCGTCGATCATGGGCGCCTCCAGCCGCCTCGCCGCTCAGGTCGAGGCGGGCGCCGTGGACCGGGTGGAGGCCGCGCTGCTCAGCTCGCGCATCGGCGCGGAGCTGGGCGCGACGGTGCTCGCGGTGCGCAACGGGACCGTGCTGGTGCAGCTGGACGAGCCGGCCGTCACCGCGTCGACGCCGCGCTGGGACGGCGTCGAGCCGGGCGACCGGATCCGTCTCCGCGTGATGGCGGCCGACATCGGGACCGGACGGGTGGCCTTCGAGCCGGTGCCGTCCGACGCGGTCCGTCAGCCCTGA
- a CDS encoding winged helix DNA-binding domain-containing protein — translation MSSGPIAHANRADLLRMRRLAQAIDGPREQDPAGVARRLLALQGQDFAAGSWALAVRTDRATRDDVLAELDAGRIIRSWPMRGTLHFVPPDDLRWMLSVTTDRMVAGLARRHEQLSLTAADFARAADVVTGALEGGGRIGRAELMELWESAGIGTSGQRGYHLIYFLSQTGLLCWGPVVRGPNGTLAQALVLLDEWAPAPPAIGADEASTRFLLRYLTGHGPATIRDFVWWMKGTISAAKAARAELGDALTAIECDGAEYLVTSELADRAAATPATRAEKEAVHLLPAFDEYLLGYQDRSPILDDEHAELIVPGGNGIFQPIIVAGGRIVGTWRRDGARVVPAPFAELSGARRARLERAASAYARYAG, via the coding sequence ATGTCCTCCGGCCCCATCGCGCACGCGAACCGCGCCGACCTGCTCCGGATGCGCCGGCTCGCGCAGGCGATCGACGGCCCCCGCGAACAGGATCCGGCCGGGGTGGCGCGCCGGCTGCTCGCCCTGCAGGGCCAGGACTTCGCGGCGGGAAGCTGGGCTCTCGCCGTGCGCACCGACCGTGCCACACGCGACGACGTCCTCGCCGAGCTCGACGCCGGCCGCATCATCCGCTCCTGGCCGATGCGGGGGACGCTGCACTTCGTACCGCCGGACGACCTGCGCTGGATGCTCTCGGTCACGACCGACCGGATGGTCGCCGGTCTGGCACGTCGGCACGAGCAGCTCTCGCTGACCGCCGCCGACTTCGCGCGCGCGGCCGATGTCGTCACCGGCGCACTGGAGGGCGGCGGCCGCATCGGGCGCGCGGAGCTGATGGAGCTGTGGGAGTCGGCCGGGATCGGCACCTCCGGTCAGCGCGGCTATCACCTCATCTACTTCCTCTCCCAGACCGGCCTGCTCTGCTGGGGCCCGGTGGTCCGCGGCCCGAACGGCACGCTGGCGCAGGCGCTCGTCCTGCTCGACGAGTGGGCGCCCGCCCCGCCCGCGATCGGAGCGGACGAGGCGAGCACGCGATTCCTGCTCCGCTACCTGACCGGTCACGGCCCGGCGACGATCCGCGATTTCGTCTGGTGGATGAAGGGCACGATCAGCGCCGCGAAGGCGGCCCGTGCGGAGCTCGGCGACGCGCTCACGGCGATCGAGTGCGACGGAGCCGAGTACCTCGTCACGTCCGAGCTCGCCGACCGCGCAGCGGCCACCCCCGCCACCCGCGCCGAGAAGGAGGCGGTGCACCTCCTGCCCGCGTTCGACGAGTACCTCCTCGGCTACCAGGACCGCTCCCCCATCCTCGACGACGAGCACGCCGAGCTCATCGTGCCGGGCGGGAACGGCATCTTCCAGCCGATCATCGTCGCCGGCGGCCGCATCGTGGGCACGTGGCGCCGTGACGGCGCCCGCGTCGTCCCCGCCCCGTTCGCCGAGCTGAGCGGCGCCCGCCGGGCGCGCCTCGAGAGGGCCGCTTCGGCCTACGCCCGGTACGCCGGGTAG